From Butyricimonas paravirosa, one genomic window encodes:
- a CDS encoding transglycosylase domain-containing protein, which translates to MNKKKTTTRKKATKKKQSIFARVFKTILLSALLGAVLVGLFVCCVYYGMWGKIPDYRDLREIRNNEASSLYSEDGELLGKYYVENRTNVMFGSISRNAINALIATEDVRFYEHHGFDKVSMLRVLFKTLLLGDKSSGGGSTISQQLAKNLYPRQYSSRFMIPVIKIKEIITAHRLEKLYTKDEILTLYLNTVSFGEGTFGIESAAQKYFSTTATRLSVPEAATLIGLLKGPSYYNPRVHPDRTLQRRNTVITQMVKYDYLTEEEGEELKKEKLRLRFKPLNHYSGLAPYLREQIRQDAVKLIAEFNEANSTNYDLYKDGLKLVTTIDAEMQRYAEKAMQQHMKSLQHAFYTHLGKQEPWDKEKNLLDNAIRESEVYKNLKRQGLGEKAILAAMNEKKPMTIYSAYQGETEMQMSSIDSIKHYLKILQPGMIAVEPQSGKIKVWIGGLDFKYFQYDQVLAPRQVGSVFKPVVYSAAIEHGARVDAYYNNEQKSYPEYDNWTPRNSNNQYGGYYTLKGALSQSINTIAVQVLLQTGIDATIEHAHRLGIQSDLPAVPSIALGAANIPLREMILPYLCYANNGVSTTPYYLLSIKDRDGRILYEAEPPRRERVIPAEQAHTMSSMLSAVIQEGTGKRLINNYGLNIPLAGKTGTTQNQADGWFIGYNPRIVVGVRVGANNSRVHFNSTALGQGANMALPIFGLFMQECLQSNTYAYWSGLSFPVPPSDTQKELAVPTFKDNINLLERLTNQKLEKVKKQDTEKDTDTPKKKGFFRKIGDLFKKKDKK; encoded by the coding sequence ATGAACAAGAAAAAGACCACAACACGAAAAAAAGCCACGAAGAAAAAACAAAGTATCTTTGCCCGTGTTTTCAAGACAATACTATTGAGTGCCTTACTAGGCGCCGTTCTCGTTGGGTTATTCGTATGTTGCGTGTACTACGGGATGTGGGGGAAAATTCCGGATTACCGGGACCTAAGGGAAATTCGTAACAACGAGGCATCTTCCCTATATAGTGAAGATGGAGAGTTACTCGGAAAATATTACGTGGAAAACCGTACAAACGTCATGTTCGGCAGTATATCCCGCAATGCCATAAACGCCTTGATCGCCACTGAAGACGTGCGCTTTTACGAACATCACGGGTTCGATAAAGTCAGTATGCTAAGGGTATTGTTCAAGACATTACTATTAGGCGATAAGAGTTCGGGCGGGGGAAGTACGATCAGCCAGCAATTGGCCAAAAATCTCTATCCTCGCCAGTATAGCAGCCGTTTCATGATTCCGGTGATCAAGATCAAAGAGATCATCACGGCACATCGTCTTGAAAAACTATACACGAAAGACGAAATTCTCACCCTATATTTAAACACAGTATCTTTTGGCGAAGGCACGTTCGGTATTGAAAGTGCCGCCCAAAAGTATTTTTCCACGACGGCAACACGTCTCTCCGTTCCGGAGGCTGCCACACTGATCGGACTTTTGAAGGGACCTTCTTACTACAATCCCCGGGTACATCCCGATCGCACGTTACAACGACGTAACACGGTGATTACCCAAATGGTTAAGTACGATTATCTGACCGAAGAAGAAGGAGAAGAATTGAAAAAAGAAAAGTTACGACTCCGTTTCAAACCGTTAAACCACTATTCCGGCCTAGCTCCCTACTTACGTGAACAAATCCGCCAAGATGCAGTCAAGCTCATTGCCGAATTCAACGAAGCAAACAGCACCAATTACGATTTATACAAAGACGGGCTGAAACTCGTCACCACAATCGACGCTGAGATGCAACGTTACGCGGAAAAAGCCATGCAACAACACATGAAGTCGTTGCAACACGCTTTTTACACGCATCTGGGAAAACAAGAACCATGGGACAAAGAGAAGAATCTCCTTGATAATGCCATTCGGGAAAGCGAGGTATATAAAAATCTAAAACGCCAAGGACTTGGCGAGAAAGCCATCCTCGCCGCCATGAATGAGAAAAAGCCCATGACTATTTATAGTGCATACCAGGGAGAAACCGAAATGCAAATGTCTTCCATTGATTCCATTAAACACTATCTAAAGATTCTTCAACCCGGTATGATAGCAGTAGAACCCCAATCCGGAAAAATAAAAGTATGGATCGGGGGACTTGATTTCAAGTATTTCCAATATGACCAAGTGCTGGCCCCCCGCCAGGTCGGTTCCGTGTTCAAGCCGGTCGTTTACAGTGCTGCCATTGAACATGGAGCCCGTGTCGATGCCTATTATAATAATGAACAAAAAAGTTATCCGGAATACGACAACTGGACGCCTCGAAATTCAAACAACCAATACGGTGGTTATTACACGCTAAAAGGGGCCCTAAGTCAATCCATCAACACGATTGCCGTCCAAGTTCTCCTACAAACAGGAATCGACGCCACGATAGAACACGCTCATCGGCTAGGAATACAAAGTGACCTACCCGCAGTTCCCTCCATTGCCCTAGGAGCTGCCAATATTCCTCTTCGGGAAATGATTCTCCCCTACTTGTGCTATGCAAACAATGGCGTATCGACAACACCCTATTATCTGCTTTCTATAAAAGACCGAGACGGACGTATTCTTTACGAGGCTGAACCACCACGCAGAGAACGGGTGATTCCGGCAGAACAGGCTCATACCATGTCCTCCATGCTTTCCGCCGTTATTCAAGAAGGAACAGGGAAAAGACTGATCAACAACTACGGGTTGAACATCCCCCTAGCCGGAAAAACCGGGACAACCCAAAATCAAGCCGATGGCTGGTTTATTGGTTATAATCCTCGTATCGTCGTGGGCGTAAGAGTCGGGGCCAATAATTCTCGTGTACATTTCAACTCTACCGCACTTGGACAAGGTGCCAACATGGCACTTCCAATCTTCGGGTTGTTCATGCAAGAATGTCTGCAAAGTAACACTTACGCCTATTGGTCCGGTCTGTCCTTCCCGGTTCCACCCTCGGATACACAAAAAGAACTAGCAGTCCCCACGTTCAAGGATAATATAAACCTGTTGGAAAGATTGACCAACCAAAAACTGGAAAAAGTAAAGAAACAAGATACAGAAAAAGATACCGATACTCCCAAGAAAAAAGGTTTCTTCCGGAAAATCGGGGACCTATTCAAAAAGAAAGATAAAAAATAA
- a CDS encoding adenylate kinase, translating into MLNIALFGPPGAGKGTQAKKIVEKYNLAHLSTGEMIRKEIAEGSDFGKMAAGIINKGELLSDEFVVALIENSIEHHKNVDGFLFDGFPRTVRQAEILDEMLAKTGHPLSALVSIDVPHDELMRRMLERAKIEGRADDNEEVIENRFREYRAKTLPVADHYKIQKKHFSVNGHGSVDDVFESITKILEEVR; encoded by the coding sequence ATGCTGAATATTGCATTGTTTGGCCCTCCAGGAGCCGGAAAAGGTACTCAGGCGAAAAAGATCGTTGAAAAATACAATCTAGCGCATCTGTCAACAGGGGAGATGATTCGTAAAGAGATTGCCGAAGGTTCGGATTTTGGTAAAATGGCTGCCGGGATTATTAATAAAGGCGAGTTATTATCTGACGAGTTTGTGGTTGCGTTAATCGAAAACAGCATCGAACATCACAAGAACGTGGATGGTTTCCTGTTTGACGGGTTTCCCAGAACGGTGAGACAAGCTGAAATTCTTGATGAGATGCTGGCTAAGACGGGACACCCGTTAAGTGCATTGGTGAGTATCGATGTGCCTCACGACGAGTTAATGCGCCGGATGCTGGAACGTGCTAAAATCGAGGGACGTGCCGATGATAACGAGGAAGTGATTGAAAATCGTTTCCGCGAGTACCGGGCAAAGACGTTACCTGTTGCCGATCACTATAAGATTCAGAAAAAGCATTTTTCTGTGAATGGTCATGGTTCGGTAGATGACGTGTTTGAGTCCATAACAAAGATTCTCGAAGAGGTACGGTAA
- a CDS encoding FAD:protein FMN transferase, with protein sequence MKKLGIIICGLVLVMGCQRNVYRFSEGSVYGTVYHVSYQSEMDYAVEIRQEMERVNRSLSMFNKNSVIARWNRGESEQVDSLFVVMYEKAREVNEVTGGAFDVTVAPLVNAWGFGFKNEKLPSDEKIDSLLQYVGMDKVQLGGERLVKLVEGVQMDASSIAKGLGVDLVAEFFDRKGVQNYMIEIGGEIRVKGESNKQRPWHIGVDKPIDDATAANRELQLVLALREGALATSGNYRRFYVVDGKKYSHTINPRTGYPVQQDILGASVYAPTCMEADAYATAFMVLGTEESKKIVLDNPHIEACFIYQNKQGEREVWMSDRLKTLVLEE encoded by the coding sequence ATGAAAAAGTTGGGGATTATTATTTGCGGGTTGGTGTTGGTGATGGGGTGTCAGCGTAATGTGTACCGGTTCTCGGAGGGTAGCGTGTACGGTACCGTTTATCACGTGTCCTACCAAAGTGAAATGGATTATGCGGTGGAGATCCGGCAGGAGATGGAGCGTGTAAATCGGTCCTTGTCAATGTTTAACAAGAATTCGGTGATTGCCCGGTGGAACCGGGGTGAGAGTGAACAGGTAGATTCGCTTTTCGTTGTGATGTACGAGAAGGCTAGAGAGGTGAACGAGGTGACGGGTGGTGCCTTTGACGTGACAGTGGCCCCGTTGGTGAATGCTTGGGGATTCGGTTTTAAAAACGAGAAGTTGCCTTCGGACGAGAAGATCGATTCTCTATTGCAATACGTGGGAATGGATAAGGTGCAGTTGGGAGGGGAGCGGTTGGTGAAACTGGTTGAGGGGGTACAGATGGATGCCAGTTCCATTGCCAAAGGGTTAGGAGTGGATCTCGTGGCCGAGTTTTTTGACCGGAAAGGAGTACAAAATTACATGATAGAGATTGGTGGTGAAATCCGCGTGAAAGGGGAAAGTAATAAACAGCGCCCTTGGCATATCGGTGTAGACAAGCCGATTGACGATGCGACGGCAGCAAACAGGGAGTTGCAGCTTGTGTTGGCCTTGCGGGAAGGGGCGCTGGCGACTTCCGGGAATTATCGTCGTTTTTACGTGGTGGATGGAAAAAAATATTCTCACACAATAAACCCTAGGACCGGTTATCCTGTCCAACAAGATATACTAGGTGCTTCCGTGTACGCTCCGACTTGTATGGAGGCTGATGCTTACGCGACAGCGTTTATGGTGTTAGGAACTGAAGAATCTAAAAAAATAGTGTTAGATAATCCTCATATCGAGGCTTGTTTTATTTATCAAAATAAACAGGGAGAACGTGAGGTTTGGATGTCTGACCGATTGAAAACGTTAGTGTTAGAAGAGTAA
- a CDS encoding MFS transporter, with translation MPIIVLFYKECGLDLADIFILKSVYSIAMVSLEIPTGYLADVWGRRNCLIAGCIFCFLGFTNYSISDTFTAFFLSEILLGFGQSLVSGADSALLYDTMLYYKKEDAYLKYEGRVTMVGNFSEAFAGIFSGLLAVYSLRFPFYVQSGIAFIGIPAAIALTEHAAKTRIKNSFANIMKIIQYSLFTNKELCYNIMFSGVIGAATLTMAWFVQPLLIELDTPTSWFGIIWTILNLTVGISALYSDKLDQRLGSLRMYAFILFFIVGGYIAVAFNISYVGLICLFFFYIVRGFATPILKGYINQITFSEMRATVLSIRNFVIRLMFAAMAPLVGWLHDLYSLSIALQATAVIIFVPGLLFLILQWRYSKKV, from the coding sequence ATGCCTATCATCGTGCTGTTTTACAAGGAATGTGGCTTGGATCTGGCAGATATATTTATTCTGAAGAGCGTCTATTCCATCGCCATGGTGTCCTTGGAAATACCAACAGGCTACCTAGCCGACGTATGGGGACGAAGGAATTGCTTGATTGCTGGTTGTATATTCTGTTTCTTGGGATTCACCAACTATTCAATTTCTGACACTTTCACGGCATTTTTCCTCTCGGAAATTTTGCTCGGATTCGGACAGAGCCTAGTGTCCGGTGCCGACTCTGCCCTACTTTATGATACGATGCTATATTATAAAAAGGAAGACGCCTATTTAAAATACGAGGGACGGGTTACCATGGTAGGGAATTTCTCGGAAGCATTCGCCGGGATTTTCAGCGGGCTGCTAGCAGTTTATTCCCTCCGATTCCCTTTCTACGTGCAGAGCGGTATCGCTTTTATCGGAATTCCGGCTGCCATTGCCCTGACCGAACACGCAGCCAAAACCAGAATCAAGAATTCGTTTGCCAATATCATGAAAATCATACAATACTCCCTTTTCACGAACAAGGAACTGTGCTATAACATCATGTTTTCCGGCGTGATCGGTGCCGCCACGCTGACCATGGCCTGGTTCGTTCAACCCTTGTTGATAGAACTGGATACCCCCACTTCTTGGTTCGGGATCATCTGGACAATACTGAATCTCACCGTCGGCATTTCTGCTCTCTATTCCGATAAACTGGATCAACGGCTGGGAAGTCTGCGAATGTACGCTTTTATACTATTCTTTATCGTGGGTGGATATATCGCAGTAGCCTTCAACATATCTTACGTTGGTTTGATATGCCTGTTCTTTTTCTACATTGTGAGAGGATTCGCCACTCCTATATTAAAAGGGTATATAAACCAAATTACTTTCTCCGAAATGCGGGCAACCGTACTTTCTATCCGTAACTTCGTTATCCGGCTTATGTTTGCGGCCATGGCCCCGTTAGTGGGCTGGCTGCATGACCTGTATTCCCTCTCTATCGCATTACAAGCAACAGCCGTCATCATTTTTGTTCCCGGACTACTATTCCTAATTTTACAATGGCGCTACTCGAAGAAAGTTTAA
- the lipB gene encoding lipoyl(octanoyl) transferase LipB — protein sequence MKRTRLIDLGVASYMPVWQRQEELHKGIIAAKLKGEDTENCMIFVEHNHVYTLGKSGNEANMLISAIQLQAAHAEFVKVNRGGDITYHGPGQLVVYPIIDMANFGVGVKEYVDLLEEVVIRTVGEFGITGERLEGATGVWLDAHTSRARKICAIGIKCSRYVTMHGFALNVNTDLNYFNYINPCGFVDKGVTSISKEVGAEVPVAEVKAVVKKYFEELFGMDFYTF from the coding sequence ATGAAACGTACACGATTAATTGATCTAGGAGTGGCAAGCTATATGCCCGTGTGGCAACGACAGGAAGAGTTGCACAAGGGGATTATTGCCGCGAAGTTAAAGGGTGAGGACACGGAGAATTGTATGATTTTCGTGGAACATAATCACGTGTACACGTTAGGGAAGAGCGGGAACGAGGCGAACATGCTGATTAGTGCCATTCAGTTGCAGGCGGCTCATGCTGAATTCGTGAAGGTAAATCGGGGTGGGGATATTACATATCATGGTCCCGGACAATTGGTCGTGTACCCGATTATTGATATGGCTAATTTTGGCGTGGGGGTGAAGGAGTACGTGGATTTGTTAGAAGAGGTGGTTATTCGTACCGTGGGAGAGTTCGGGATTACCGGGGAACGGTTGGAAGGAGCCACGGGGGTATGGTTGGATGCACACACTTCTAGGGCACGCAAGATATGTGCGATCGGGATTAAATGTTCCCGTTACGTGACGATGCACGGTTTTGCGTTGAACGTGAATACGGATTTGAATTATTTCAATTATATCAACCCCTGCGGATTCGTGGATAAGGGGGTGACTTCTATCTCGAAAGAGGTGGGGGCAGAGGTTCCCGTGGCGGAAGTGAAAGCAGTCGTGAAGAAGTATTTCGAGGAACTCTTCGGGATGGATTTTTACACGTTTTAA
- a CDS encoding copper homeostasis protein CutC, whose amino-acid sequence MKNNIEVEICTFSLESCLNAQLAGASRVELCSGMYDGGTTPSAAMIRMAREKLSIQLYVMIRPRGGDFLYSDLEFEVMKEDIRFAKECRADGVVLGILNADGSVDVQRTRELVELAAPLKVTFHRAIDMTRNMEEALEGIIQAGCYRVLTSGGRNTVSEGMEQIKALVEQAKGRVQIMAGSGVNAANANTLIELGVDAIHLSGKSSRDSEMEFRNPNVFMGGVSGLPEYEQYYSDVEKIKAVLDNVKFRI is encoded by the coding sequence ATGAAGAATAATATTGAGGTCGAAATATGTACTTTTTCTTTGGAATCATGCTTGAATGCCCAGTTGGCAGGGGCATCCCGGGTGGAACTGTGTTCTGGGATGTATGACGGGGGAACAACCCCGTCCGCGGCTATGATTCGCATGGCCCGGGAAAAGTTATCTATACAACTTTACGTGATGATTCGCCCGAGGGGAGGTGATTTTCTTTATTCCGATTTAGAGTTCGAGGTGATGAAGGAGGACATTCGGTTTGCCAAAGAGTGCCGGGCGGATGGTGTCGTGTTGGGTATCTTGAATGCAGACGGTTCGGTTGACGTACAACGTACGCGGGAGCTGGTCGAATTGGCGGCTCCTTTAAAGGTAACGTTTCATAGGGCGATAGATATGACTCGAAACATGGAAGAGGCTTTGGAGGGGATCATTCAGGCCGGATGTTACCGGGTTTTAACATCGGGAGGACGCAACACTGTAAGCGAGGGAATGGAGCAAATTAAAGCCTTGGTGGAGCAGGCGAAAGGGCGTGTGCAAATTATGGCCGGAAGTGGTGTAAATGCCGCGAATGCCAACACGTTAATAGAATTAGGGGTGGATGCTATTCACTTGAGCGGGAAAAGTAGTCGGGACAGTGAAATGGAATTCCGTAACCCGAACGTGTTCATGGGCGGGGTTTCGGGACTACCGGAATACGAGCAATATTACAGTGATGTTGAGAAAATAAAAGCAGTTTTAGACAACGTGAAATTTAGAATATAA
- the lipA gene encoding lipoyl synthase, whose translation MTCCNSRRKPEWLKIKLPKGQSSTEVLNIVRKHNLHTICTSGMCPNQGECWGNRTATFMIGGDVCTRSCKFCNVKTGRPAPLDPAEPENIANSVKLLGLKHAVITSVDRDDLADLGAAHWVKVIEAMKRENPETTMEVLIPDFQGRQELVQQVIDARPEVISHNLETVRELSDGVRSRAKYDISLQVIRQVSESGIVSKSGIMLGLGETREQILQTMDDLLAVGCKVMTIGQYLQPSEANLEVKEYVTPETFKEYERIGLEKGFRYVESGPLVRSSYHAEKHVR comes from the coding sequence ATGACGTGTTGTAATAGCAGACGAAAACCGGAATGGTTGAAGATTAAATTACCGAAAGGACAGAGTTCCACGGAGGTTTTAAATATAGTCAGAAAACATAATCTACATACGATATGTACCAGTGGTATGTGTCCCAATCAAGGCGAATGCTGGGGAAACAGAACTGCAACGTTTATGATCGGCGGGGATGTATGTACCCGTTCGTGTAAGTTTTGTAACGTGAAAACGGGGCGTCCGGCTCCATTGGACCCGGCAGAACCGGAAAATATAGCTAACTCCGTGAAGTTGCTCGGTTTAAAACATGCCGTGATCACTTCCGTGGACCGGGATGATCTGGCTGATTTGGGAGCTGCTCACTGGGTGAAAGTGATCGAGGCTATGAAACGAGAGAATCCCGAAACGACAATGGAAGTGCTGATTCCGGATTTTCAGGGAAGACAAGAACTCGTGCAACAGGTGATTGATGCTCGTCCGGAAGTGATTTCTCATAACCTGGAGACGGTGAGAGAATTGTCGGATGGCGTACGTAGCCGGGCAAAATATGATATTTCTTTACAAGTGATCCGTCAGGTTTCGGAATCGGGTATCGTTTCCAAATCCGGTATTATGCTGGGATTAGGGGAGACTCGTGAACAAATTCTTCAGACGATGGATGATTTGCTGGCAGTCGGGTGTAAAGTAATGACTATCGGTCAATACTTGCAACCGTCCGAGGCGAATCTCGAAGTAAAAGAGTACGTGACACCGGAGACCTTCAAGGAATACGAGCGTATCGGGTTGGAAAAAGGGTTCCGTTACGTGGAGAGCGGTCCGTTGGTTCGCTCTAGTTACCACGCGGAAAAGCATGTGAGATAA
- a CDS encoding bifunctional enoyl-CoA hydratase/phosphate acetyltransferase → MAIQKIDDIYELLKGNTQKKRLVVAYANDSHSIEAVNKAVEMGIVEATLCGDENEIRKVCAEHGFDISRFKIVNEPVDTKAAAKAVQMVRDKEADFIMKGLVSTDKYMRAILNKECGLLPPKATLSHVVVMECPNYHKLLVFSDAAIIPAPDFSQKMAIVKYVTQIANALGIQRPKVAMISATEQVLPKVESTTDAAILAKMGERGQLGNIDIDGPLALDVAIDKEAAEIKKIKSPVAGDADCLVFPSIEAGNVFYKTNTKLANARQGAILVGATAPSVLSSRGDSVDAKLNSIALAALFAK, encoded by the coding sequence ATGGCAATACAGAAAATTGATGACATCTACGAATTACTGAAGGGAAATACCCAAAAAAAGCGTTTGGTTGTAGCTTACGCTAACGACAGTCACTCTATCGAGGCTGTGAATAAAGCCGTTGAAATGGGTATTGTTGAAGCCACCTTATGTGGTGATGAAAATGAGATTAGGAAAGTGTGTGCCGAGCATGGTTTTGATATTTCCCGATTCAAGATTGTAAATGAACCGGTGGACACGAAAGCGGCTGCTAAAGCTGTTCAAATGGTACGTGATAAGGAAGCTGACTTCATCATGAAAGGATTGGTAAGTACTGATAAATATATGCGCGCCATCTTGAACAAGGAGTGCGGTTTGTTGCCCCCGAAGGCCACGTTGTCTCACGTTGTTGTGATGGAGTGTCCGAATTACCACAAATTGTTGGTGTTCAGTGATGCTGCTATTATTCCGGCTCCGGATTTCAGCCAGAAAATGGCAATCGTGAAGTATGTAACCCAGATTGCTAACGCTCTTGGTATTCAGCGCCCGAAAGTTGCCATGATTTCAGCCACGGAACAAGTACTTCCGAAAGTGGAGTCTACCACGGATGCTGCTATTCTTGCCAAAATGGGAGAGAGAGGTCAGTTAGGTAATATTGACATCGACGGACCGTTAGCTCTTGACGTGGCTATTGATAAGGAGGCTGCCGAGATTAAGAAAATCAAGTCTCCGGTTGCTGGAGATGCGGACTGTTTGGTATTCCCGAGCATCGAGGCCGGTAACGTGTTCTATAAAACAAACACGAAGTTGGCAAACGCTCGCCAAGGGGCTATCTTGGTAGGTGCCACCGCCCCGAGTGTGTTGTCTTCCAGAGGTGACAGCGTGGATGCAAAATTGAATTCTATTGCATTGGCGGCTCTTTTTGCAAAGTAA
- a CDS encoding peptidylprolyl isomerase, with the protein MYRAEIHTEKGVMKVLFFEKDAPNTVANFVKLAREGFYDGLTFHRVIPDFVIQGGCPRGDGTGGPGYTIKCELNGDNQYHDRGVLSMAHAGRDTGGSQFFICHNRRNTAHLDRRHTCFGQVYEGLEVIDAIRQGDEIIKIVITEENE; encoded by the coding sequence ATGTACAGAGCAGAAATACACACAGAAAAAGGTGTTATGAAGGTTCTTTTCTTCGAAAAAGACGCGCCGAATACCGTTGCCAATTTTGTAAAACTAGCCAGAGAAGGCTTTTATGACGGATTAACGTTTCATCGGGTCATCCCGGATTTCGTGATCCAAGGCGGTTGCCCTAGAGGCGACGGAACCGGAGGACCGGGTTACACCATCAAATGTGAGTTAAACGGGGATAACCAGTATCATGATCGGGGAGTCCTATCCATGGCTCACGCCGGACGGGATACCGGGGGATCTCAATTCTTTATTTGTCACAACCGCAGAAACACAGCTCATTTGGATAGACGCCACACGTGTTTCGGCCAAGTTTACGAGGGATTGGAAGTGATTGATGCCATCCGCCAAGGAGACGAGATTATTAAAATCGTCATCACGGAAGAAAATGAATAA
- a CDS encoding cation:proton antiporter, with protein MKKVFLFSIFLLCGLFFSQILPSALGSVYGTLASISKWLMFICLAFIMINVGREFELDKAKWRSYTTDYFIAMATAAVPWLLIACYYIFFLDTGLSWENNLLISRFAAPTSAGILFTMLAAAGLKKEWIYKKTQVLAIFDDLDTILLMIPLQILMIGFKWQLFVIILVVCILLIFGWKRLSSLNLPQSWRAILLYSVCIVATFESVYLISKAFMGQDGAIHIEVLLPAFVLGMVMKTVHNHSREEERASSFISYLFMFLVGLSTPIFIGLETGGDGMPGWGMLIFHVIVVTILSNLGKMFPLFFYRDRKIQERLALSIGMFTRGEVGAGIIVIAMGYQLGGSALIISILSLVLNLVLTGFFVVAVKRISQSVYGVKE; from the coding sequence ATGAAGAAAGTTTTTTTATTTTCTATTTTCTTACTTTGTGGCTTATTTTTTTCTCAAATACTTCCTTCGGCGTTAGGAAGTGTGTATGGAACGTTGGCATCGATAAGTAAATGGCTGATGTTTATTTGTCTTGCTTTTATCATGATTAATGTAGGGAGGGAATTCGAGCTGGATAAGGCAAAATGGCGTTCGTACACGACGGATTATTTTATTGCCATGGCGACGGCTGCCGTACCTTGGCTCTTGATAGCTTGTTATTATATCTTTTTTCTGGATACGGGATTGTCGTGGGAGAATAATTTGCTGATCAGCCGGTTTGCGGCTCCCACTTCAGCGGGAATTCTTTTTACGATGCTTGCTGCTGCCGGGCTGAAAAAGGAGTGGATCTACAAGAAAACGCAGGTGCTGGCTATATTTGATGACTTGGACACTATTTTATTGATGATCCCGTTGCAAATACTGATGATCGGTTTCAAGTGGCAATTGTTTGTTATTATTCTGGTGGTTTGTATCCTTTTGATTTTCGGATGGAAACGGTTGAGTTCGCTGAACCTGCCACAATCTTGGAGAGCTATTCTGCTTTATTCCGTGTGTATCGTGGCGACATTCGAGAGCGTGTACCTGATCTCGAAAGCTTTTATGGGACAGGATGGGGCAATTCATATTGAGGTACTGTTACCGGCATTTGTGCTGGGAATGGTGATGAAAACCGTGCATAATCATTCGAGAGAGGAAGAAAGAGCCTCTAGTTTTATCTCGTACCTGTTTATGTTTTTGGTCGGGTTGAGTACGCCTATCTTTATCGGTTTGGAGACCGGGGGAGACGGGATGCCCGGATGGGGGATGCTGATTTTCCATGTAATTGTGGTAACGATTCTTTCGAATCTTGGGAAGATGTTCCCGCTATTCTTCTATCGTGACCGGAAGATTCAAGAGCGTTTGGCCCTTTCGATCGGTATGTTCACGAGGGGGGAAGTAGGTGCAGGAATTATCGTGATAGCCATGGGGTACCAGTTAGGAGGTTCTGCGTTGATTATCTCCATTTTAAGTTTAGTACTTAATCTCGTTTTAACGGGTTTCTTCGTGGTCGCTGTGAAACGTATATCCCAGAGTGTGTACGGGGTGAAAGAATAA